Part of the Acidobacteriota bacterium genome, CCCCGTGCCTCACCGAGTCCATCCTCCAGCAGCTGGGGGCCGTGGAACAGAAGGCGCAGATCCTGGGCTGGGTGGGGTTCTTCACCCTGGTGTGGTTCTCCTCCATGATTTTCACGGCCATGGAGACCGCCCTGGACATGATCTTCCGGACGAAGTCCCACCGGAGCTACCTCGTGTCCAAGCTCCTCTCCTTCGCCATGATCCCCCTGGGGTGGGTGGTGGGCATCGTGAGCTTCGGGCTGTCGTGGATGACCTCCCTGGGCGCCGAGCTGTCCGCGGCCGCCGGCGCGGGGCGGGTGTACGACCCGCTCCGGCAGGTCCTGTTCCAGTACCTGATCCCCTTCGCCCTGGTGGTCCTGTACCTGACCATCCTGTACAAGGTCATCCCCTCCACGCGCCTCCCCCTGGGAACGACCCTGGCCGGCAGCGCCGTCTTCGCCCTGCTCATGGAGCCGGCCAAACAGCTCTTCACCGTGTACGTGACCCACACCACCCGCTACCAGGTCATCTTCGGGTCGCTGGACACCCTCGTCATCCTGCTGGTCTGGGTGTTCTACCTGGCCGCCCTCTTCCTGCTCTGCGCCGAACTCATGGCTTCCTGGCGGCGGCGGGACCTGCTCCTGCTGGAGAAGGCCCTTCTCCGGCAGGACGCGTCGCACCCGGTCATCGGGGAGCGGGTCGCCCGCCGTTTCGGCCGGATATTCCCCGCGGGGGCCCGGATCTTCCGGGAAGGGGACGCCGGGGATGCCATCTACTACGTCCTGTCCGGGAAGGTCGCCCTCGAAAAGCAGGGGGACCTCGCCAGCAAGCGCCTGGCGGTCTTCGGCCCCGGCGATTACTTCGGGGAGATGGCCGCCCTTGCGGGGACCCTCCGTTCCGCGACGGCGCTGGCCCTCGACGACGCCCACCTCGCGGTGGTGGACAAGCAGACCTTCCAGCGCCTCCTGCGGGAGTCCGAGCCGGTGGCCCGGCTCATGCTCGCCGAGTTCTCCCGGCGCCTCATCAACACCAACGAACAACTGGAAGACCTGATCCAGTCCGGCGTGAAGGTCCGGGTGGCCGCCCGCTTCCTCGCGACCTGGCCCCCGCCCGGCGACGCCGACCCGGTGGAGGCCCTCGCCCGCGAGCTGGGCCGGGACCCCCGGGAAATCCTGCGCGCGGTCGAGGACCTGGCCGGGAAGGGGCTGTTCCGCCTCGAAGGCAGCCGGGTGACCGGTTTCGATCGCGAGGCCGCTCTCCGGTTCCTGGCGGGGGGGGAGAATCGATCCGGGGAGGACTGAAATCGGCGCCCAA contains:
- a CDS encoding YihY family inner membrane protein; the protein is MCPDPPDINRTAPSPPPRVSPVLHRRAAGLKEVLLDAGRNFYLNGDTNQAAAISLYAILSFIPLLILTLLAAGRFLGANPDVQRELLDGFRQVTPCLTESILQQLGAVEQKAQILGWVGFFTLVWFSSMIFTAMETALDMIFRTKSHRSYLVSKLLSFAMIPLGWVVGIVSFGLSWMTSLGAELSAAAGAGRVYDPLRQVLFQYLIPFALVVLYLTILYKVIPSTRLPLGTTLAGSAVFALLMEPAKQLFTVYVTHTTRYQVIFGSLDTLVILLVWVFYLAALFLLCAELMASWRRRDLLLLEKALLRQDASHPVIGERVARRFGRIFPAGARIFREGDAGDAIYYVLSGKVALEKQGDLASKRLAVFGPGDYFGEMAALAGTLRSATALALDDAHLAVVDKQTFQRLLRESEPVARLMLAEFSRRLINTNEQLEDLIQSGVKVRVAARFLATWPPPGDADPVEALARELGRDPREILRAVEDLAGKGLFRLEGSRVTGFDREAALRFLAGGENRSGED